One Devosia lacusdianchii genomic window carries:
- a CDS encoding ATP-dependent DNA helicase has protein sequence MPVWSPQQDAALMAVSAWLKDRNGPQVFRLFGWAGTGKSTLAVHLAQDVKSVKYAAFTGKAALVMRKRGCKGAQTIHSLIYTLVSEKEGEPRFVLDDESPAADADLIVIDEVSMVDEQLGKDLLSFGTKVLVLGDPFQLPPVQGAGFFTAEEPDIMLTEIHRQAADNPIIHLSMQVREGGFIERGSYGESIVVGRENVDRNAVLEADQVLVGRNKTRLQYNDRLRELRGLPFHEPVEGDRMVCLRNNPRKKLLNGQIWIVTEVTRRTNGKYSLLLADDEGKGETRVLTHKAFFSGEEDGMSWPERRQFDEFTFGYCLTVHKAQGSQWDNVYLFDESFVFREERARWLYTGITRAAEKITVVS, from the coding sequence ATGCCAGTCTGGTCACCCCAGCAGGATGCGGCCCTCATGGCCGTGTCCGCATGGCTCAAGGACCGGAATGGCCCGCAGGTGTTCCGCCTGTTCGGCTGGGCGGGCACCGGCAAGTCGACGCTGGCAGTGCATCTGGCGCAGGATGTGAAATCGGTCAAATACGCCGCTTTCACCGGCAAGGCGGCTTTGGTGATGCGCAAGCGCGGCTGCAAGGGCGCCCAGACCATCCATAGCCTGATCTATACGCTGGTCAGCGAGAAGGAGGGCGAACCGCGCTTCGTCCTCGACGACGAAAGCCCGGCAGCCGATGCCGACCTCATCGTCATCGACGAAGTATCGATGGTCGACGAGCAATTGGGCAAGGACCTGCTCTCCTTCGGTACCAAGGTGCTGGTGCTGGGCGACCCGTTTCAGCTGCCGCCTGTGCAGGGCGCTGGCTTCTTCACCGCCGAAGAGCCCGATATCATGCTCACCGAAATTCACCGGCAGGCGGCGGACAATCCGATCATTCACCTGTCAATGCAGGTGCGCGAGGGCGGCTTTATCGAGCGTGGTTCCTATGGCGAATCCATCGTGGTCGGACGGGAGAACGTCGATCGCAATGCGGTGCTCGAGGCCGACCAGGTGCTGGTGGGGCGCAACAAGACGCGGCTGCAATACAATGATCGCCTGCGCGAGCTGAGAGGCCTGCCGTTCCATGAGCCGGTCGAAGGCGACCGCATGGTTTGCCTCAGGAACAATCCGCGCAAGAAGCTGCTCAACGGACAGATCTGGATCGTCACCGAGGTGACGCGCCGCACCAATGGCAAGTATTCGCTGCTGCTGGCCGATGACGAAGGCAAGGGCGAGACGCGGGTGCTGACGCACAAGGCGTTCTTCTCGGGCGAAGAGGATGGCATGAGCTGGCCCGAGCGGCGCCAGTTCGACGAGTTCACCTTCGGCTACTGCCTCACCGTCCACAAGGCGCAGGGCAGCCAGTGGGATAATGTCTATCTGTTCGACGAGAGCTTCGTTTTTCGCGAGGAGCGGGCGCGCTGGCTCTATACCGGCATCACCCGTGCCGCTGAGAAG
- a CDS encoding fumarylacetoacetate hydrolase family protein encodes MADFLFAPHNPVTVPIARGGLFAVRRVFCVGRNYAEHAREMGNDERDPPFFFTKPADAVVVGGAAIPYPPKTGDFHHEIELVVAIGKDGSDIAAADALEHVYGYAAGLDMTRRDLQAEAKKAGRPWDMAKGFDLSAPIGTIEPAEAIGHPARGVIALEVNGAVRQTGDLGDQIWNVSETIAYLSQFVTLRAGDLIMTGTPAGVGAVARGDVLEGMIEGVGTVRTSII; translated from the coding sequence GTGGCTGATTTCCTGTTTGCGCCGCATAATCCAGTGACCGTGCCGATCGCTCGCGGCGGGCTGTTCGCCGTTCGCCGCGTGTTCTGCGTCGGCCGCAACTACGCCGAGCATGCCCGCGAGATGGGCAATGACGAGCGCGATCCGCCGTTCTTTTTCACCAAGCCGGCCGATGCGGTGGTGGTGGGTGGGGCGGCAATCCCCTATCCGCCCAAAACCGGCGATTTCCACCATGAAATTGAATTGGTCGTGGCCATCGGCAAGGATGGCAGCGACATTGCCGCGGCCGATGCTCTCGAGCATGTCTATGGCTATGCCGCGGGCCTCGACATGACCCGTCGCGACCTGCAGGCCGAAGCCAAGAAAGCGGGACGGCCCTGGGACATGGCAAAGGGGTTTGATCTGTCGGCGCCGATCGGCACGATCGAGCCGGCGGAGGCCATCGGCCATCCTGCCAGGGGCGTCATCGCGCTCGAGGTCAACGGCGCAGTGCGCCAGACCGGCGATCTGGGCGACCAGATATGGAATGTCAGCGAGACCATCGCCTATCTTTCCCAGTTCGTCACCCTGCGGGCCGGCGACCTGATCATGACCGGGACTCCCGCCGGCGTTGGCGCCGTGGCGCGTGGCGACGTGCTCGAAGGCATGATCGAGGGCGTTGGCACGGTCAGGACGTCGATCATCTGA
- a CDS encoding aldo/keto reductase yields MEYRYLGRSGLKVSTLTMGTMTFGGSEKVGRTEQDDATRQIDLCLDAGINLLDTANVYNAGVSEEMIGVALSENGRRQKALVATKVRFKMGEGPNEIGLSRHHIVAQAEASLKRLRTDVIDLYQVHEWDGMTPIEETMEALDTLIKQGKVRYIGCSNYSGWHIMKALQAAGARHGERFISQQIHYTLHSREAEYELIPISQDQGLGILIWSPLAGGLLSGKYRRDGGPKSGRHVGGFREPPVNDWDKLYDIVDVIVAIADSRGVSGAQVALAWALGRPGVTSVIIGGRSEEQFRDNLAAAELKLSDEERARLNAVSQPPLLYPYWHQTFTANDRLGPADRDLLTPYVEDFKRG; encoded by the coding sequence ATGGAATATCGCTATCTGGGCCGCTCGGGTCTCAAGGTCTCGACCTTGACCATGGGGACGATGACCTTTGGCGGTTCCGAGAAAGTCGGCCGCACGGAGCAGGATGACGCGACGCGGCAGATCGATCTGTGCCTCGATGCCGGGATCAACCTGCTCGATACCGCCAATGTCTATAATGCTGGCGTCTCCGAGGAGATGATCGGCGTCGCGCTCAGCGAGAACGGCCGCCGGCAGAAGGCGCTCGTGGCCACCAAGGTGCGCTTCAAGATGGGCGAGGGCCCCAATGAGATTGGCCTCAGCCGCCACCACATCGTGGCGCAGGCAGAGGCCAGCCTCAAGCGGCTCAGGACGGACGTCATCGACCTCTACCAGGTGCATGAATGGGATGGCATGACGCCCATCGAGGAGACGATGGAGGCGCTCGATACGCTCATCAAGCAGGGCAAGGTCCGCTATATCGGCTGCTCCAACTATTCGGGCTGGCACATCATGAAGGCGTTGCAGGCGGCCGGCGCGCGCCACGGCGAACGGTTTATCAGCCAGCAGATCCACTACACGCTGCATTCGCGCGAAGCCGAATATGAACTCATCCCGATCAGCCAGGATCAGGGTCTCGGCATCCTCATCTGGTCGCCGCTTGCTGGTGGGCTATTGTCGGGCAAGTATCGCCGCGATGGCGGGCCGAAGTCCGGCCGCCATGTCGGCGGGTTCCGCGAGCCACCGGTCAATGACTGGGACAAGCTCTATGACATCGTCGATGTCATTGTCGCCATCGCCGACAGCCGGGGTGTGTCGGGGGCACAGGTGGCGCTCGCCTGGGCTTTGGGCCGCCCGGGGGTAACGTCGGTGATTATCGGCGGGCGCAGCGAGGAGCAGTTTAGGGATAATCTGGCCGCCGCCGAGCTCAAGCTCAGCGACGAGGAGCGCGCCCGGCTCAATGCGGTGAGCCAGCCGCCGCTGCTCTATCCCTATTGGCACCAGACATTTACCGCCAATGACCGGCTGGGGCCGGCCGACCGCGATCTGCTCACCCCCTATGTGGAAGACTTCAAGCGTGGCTGA
- a CDS encoding EamA family transporter, which produces MRPQSVLFPVTLVTFGMVCTQIGASLAKGLFPLVGAEGATALRLTLAALVLLIVFRPWRQRLDRAQRRAVLLYGGVMGVMNLFFYAALATIPLGIAVALEFSGPLAVALAGSRKPLDFAWIALAVAGLALLLPLGQTGGDVSMIGVLFALAAGVCWAGYIIFGQRAGTGGGPHITALGVAIAAAIALPFGAATAGSKLLDPAILPVALGVALLSSAIPYALDMIALPRMPARIFGILMSGQPALGALAGFVILHEALDAWQLIGIAAVVLASLGATVTIARNTPPPVA; this is translated from the coding sequence TTGCGGCCCCAATCCGTCCTGTTCCCCGTCACACTGGTGACCTTCGGCATGGTCTGTACGCAGATCGGCGCCTCCCTCGCCAAGGGATTGTTCCCGCTTGTCGGTGCCGAGGGCGCCACCGCCCTGCGCCTGACCCTTGCCGCCCTTGTCCTGCTGATCGTCTTCCGGCCCTGGCGCCAGCGGCTCGATCGCGCACAAAGGCGCGCTGTGCTGCTCTATGGCGGCGTCATGGGGGTGATGAACCTGTTCTTTTATGCAGCGCTGGCGACCATTCCGCTCGGCATCGCCGTCGCGCTCGAATTCAGCGGTCCGCTGGCCGTGGCGCTGGCCGGTTCGCGCAAGCCGCTTGATTTTGCCTGGATCGCGCTTGCGGTGGCCGGCCTGGCCCTGCTGCTCCCACTCGGGCAGACCGGCGGCGATGTCAGTATGATCGGCGTCCTTTTCGCCCTTGCTGCCGGCGTCTGCTGGGCCGGCTACATCATTTTCGGCCAGCGCGCCGGAACCGGCGGCGGCCCGCATATCACCGCGCTCGGCGTCGCCATTGCCGCCGCCATCGCGCTGCCATTTGGCGCCGCGACTGCCGGGTCCAAACTGCTCGACCCGGCCATTCTGCCTGTCGCACTCGGCGTGGCATTGCTCTCGAGCGCCATTCCCTACGCCCTCGACATGATCGCCCTGCCCCGCATGCCAGCCCGCATTTTCGGCATCCTGATGAGCGGCCAGCCGGCCCTCGGCGCGCTGGCAGGCTTTGTCATCCTGCATGAAGCGCTCGATGCCTGGCAGCTGATCGGCATTGCCGCCGTCGTCCTCGCCTCGCTGGGTGCGACCGTCACCATCGCGCGCAATACGCCGCCGCCGGTGGCCTGA
- a CDS encoding YciI family protein: MLYAVLCYNDENAVSAWTQEEDDACMVRLAQVEDGMKAKGKMGPVARLLPTTSATTLRKTSGEPLIIDGPFAETKEQFLGFYIADCDSLDEAIAFAKDLAKANPGLGGYEIRPLALYHPSEIGG; this comes from the coding sequence ATGCTGTATGCCGTCCTCTGCTACAACGATGAAAACGCCGTCTCCGCCTGGACCCAGGAGGAAGACGACGCCTGCATGGTGCGCCTCGCCCAGGTCGAAGACGGCATGAAGGCCAAGGGCAAGATGGGACCGGTCGCGCGCCTGTTGCCGACCACGTCGGCCACCACCCTGCGCAAGACCTCGGGCGAACCGCTGATCATCGACGGCCCCTTCGCCGAGACCAAGGAACAGTTCCTCGGTTTCTACATCGCCGATTGCGACTCGCTCGACGAGGCCATCGCCTTTGCCAAAGACCTGGCCAAGGCCAATCCCGGGCTCGGCGGCTATGAAATCCGCCCCCTTGCCCTTTACCATCCCAGCGAGATTGGTGGATGA
- a CDS encoding RNA polymerase sigma factor gives MTDNAWIAAALTAARPQAVSALLRYFRNLDTAEEAFQEASLRAIRTWPDKGPPRDTVAWLIFVGRNSGVDALRKTRHNVALPPEDVLSDTGDAEAEMAERLDGEHYRDDILRLLFVCCHPDLPANQQIALALRVVAGVPLRQVARAFLVSETAMEQRLTRAKARIAAHTVSFDPPDAHARLERLGTVAVMLYLVFNEGYSRGHSDPAAARLCEEAIRLTRLLLRLFPTEPEVMGLCALMLLQHARHTARTDEAGQIVLLENQNRRLWNAAMIAEGRALVEKALRHGTVGTYQVQAAIAAQHARADHADATDWAAIDRLYQSLEVIQPSPVVTLNRAVAVSKWRGPAAAMALITPLAGDLDGYFYFHGVRGGLLLQLGDDAAAREAFNRAIALASTPAEAAHIRAHLDRLGDVPRLAAAIAVQ, from the coding sequence ATGACAGACAATGCGTGGATAGCCGCAGCCCTGACAGCGGCCCGCCCCCAAGCGGTCAGTGCGCTGCTGCGCTATTTTCGCAACCTCGATACGGCGGAGGAGGCTTTTCAGGAAGCCAGCCTCCGCGCCATCAGGACCTGGCCCGACAAAGGGCCGCCGCGCGACACCGTCGCCTGGCTGATTTTCGTAGGCCGCAATTCCGGCGTCGATGCCCTGCGCAAGACACGCCACAACGTAGCCCTGCCGCCGGAAGACGTCCTGTCCGATACCGGCGATGCCGAGGCCGAGATGGCCGAGCGCCTCGATGGCGAACATTATCGCGACGATATCCTGCGCCTGCTCTTTGTCTGCTGCCATCCCGACCTGCCGGCCAACCAGCAGATCGCACTGGCGCTGCGCGTGGTCGCAGGCGTGCCGCTACGGCAGGTGGCGCGCGCCTTCCTGGTCAGCGAAACCGCCATGGAGCAGCGCTTGACCCGGGCCAAGGCGCGTATCGCAGCCCATACGGTGTCATTCGATCCGCCCGATGCCCATGCCCGGCTCGAACGCCTCGGCACGGTGGCGGTCATGCTCTATCTCGTCTTCAACGAAGGCTATTCGCGCGGCCACTCCGACCCCGCCGCGGCGCGGCTGTGCGAAGAAGCGATCCGGCTCACCCGGCTGCTGTTGCGGCTCTTCCCCACCGAGCCCGAAGTCATGGGTCTCTGCGCCCTCATGCTGCTGCAACATGCCCGTCACACCGCGCGCACCGACGAGGCCGGACAGATCGTGCTGCTGGAAAACCAGAATCGCCGTTTGTGGAACGCCGCCATGATCGCCGAGGGTCGCGCTCTGGTCGAAAAGGCACTGCGGCATGGCACGGTCGGCACGTATCAGGTCCAGGCCGCCATCGCCGCCCAGCATGCGCGCGCCGACCATGCCGACGCCACCGATTGGGCGGCGATCGACCGCCTCTACCAGTCGCTTGAGGTCATCCAGCCCTCCCCCGTCGTGACCCTCAATCGAGCGGTCGCTGTGAGCAAATGGCGCGGCCCGGCTGCGGCGATGGCGCTGATCACTCCACTTGCCGGAGACCTCGATGGCTACTTCTATTTCCACGGTGTCAGGGGCGGATTGCTGCTGCAATTGGGCGATGACGCCGCCGCGCGCGAAGCGTTCAACCGGGCAATCGCGCTGGCCAGTACGCCAGCCGAGGCGGCCCATATCCGGGCCCATCTCGATCGGCTGGGTGACGTCCCCCGCCTCGCGGCGGCGATCGCCGTGCAATAA
- a CDS encoding VOC family protein, producing MTDQPATSGLTPYVNLNGVADAMAFYAKAFGAIERARNQMGSDNRIIHGHVEINGAPLFLSDFYPEHGFPVVTPQGYNLHLQVTDAQMWFDRAVAAGCTVVMPLKVEFWGDTYGQLRDPYGVTWAIGQSKQS from the coding sequence ATGACTGACCAGCCCGCCACCAGTGGCCTTACGCCCTACGTCAATCTCAATGGCGTCGCCGATGCGATGGCTTTCTATGCCAAGGCATTTGGCGCCATCGAGCGGGCCCGCAACCAGATGGGCAGTGACAATCGCATCATCCACGGCCATGTCGAAATCAATGGCGCGCCGTTATTCCTGTCCGATTTCTATCCCGAGCACGGTTTCCCGGTCGTCACCCCGCAGGGCTACAACCTTCACCTGCAAGTCACCGACGCGCAAATGTGGTTCGACCGCGCCGTCGCCGCCGGCTGCACCGTGGTCATGCCGCTCAAGGTCGAATTCTGGGGTGATACATACGGCCAGCTCCGCGATCCCTATGGTGTGACCTGGGCCATTGGCCAGTCCAAGCAATCCTGA
- a CDS encoding type II CAAX endopeptidase family protein: MATTTDLPYYDGRPVDISPLGWLIVLVSGVVAFAMLIALPFPAFPLNLVPPIAFTGLPLLALAAVTGGRHTALFGHFGPREFGLAFGFAVLTLAVSAAVGLTLSWLVPLTSNPTAGVLANIGPFDLVVFLVRTFIQLIGEELLTILPLLAVLWLCVHKFNLSRRIGLVIAVIVSTLSFAAVHLPTYNWNVLQCFGGIGSARLVLTAAFLATRNLWVSAGAHVINDWTEFFLPALLQNLAGHSPIDTAG; the protein is encoded by the coding sequence GTGGCTACCACGACGGACCTTCCTTACTACGACGGCCGGCCGGTCGACATCAGCCCGCTGGGCTGGCTGATCGTGCTGGTCTCGGGCGTCGTGGCCTTCGCAATGTTGATCGCGCTCCCCTTCCCGGCCTTCCCGCTCAATCTGGTGCCACCAATTGCCTTCACCGGACTGCCGCTGCTGGCCCTGGCGGCGGTAACCGGCGGCCGGCACACGGCTTTGTTCGGACACTTCGGGCCAAGGGAATTCGGCCTGGCCTTTGGCTTCGCCGTCCTGACGCTGGCAGTCTCGGCCGCTGTCGGCCTCACCCTTTCCTGGCTCGTGCCGCTGACCAGCAACCCGACCGCTGGGGTACTTGCCAATATCGGCCCATTCGACCTGGTCGTATTCCTGGTCCGCACCTTCATCCAGCTGATCGGCGAAGAACTCCTGACCATCCTGCCGCTACTGGCTGTGCTCTGGCTCTGCGTGCACAAGTTCAACCTTTCCCGCCGGATCGGCCTGGTTATCGCAGTCATCGTCTCGACCCTGTCGTTCGCCGCCGTACATCTGCCGACTTACAACTGGAACGTCCTCCAGTGTTTTGGCGGCATTGGCTCGGCGCGACTGGTGCTCACCGCAGCCTTCCTCGCCACCCGCAATCTGTGGGTCTCGGCTGGGGCCCATGTCATCAATGACTGGACCGAGTTCTTCCTGCCGGCCCTGCTGCAGAACCTGGCCGGCCATTCCCCGATAGACACCGCCGGCTAG
- a CDS encoding response regulator transcription factor → MRVLVVEDERQLADSIAEGLRHHAIAVDISYDGEAGLERASINDYDVVILDRDLPLLSGDEVCATLVRSKPETRILMLTAATALGQRVDGLGLGADDYLTKPFFFAELVARVQALARRARPATPPILERAGILLDSHRRTVIRDNRSVDLSRKEFAVLEELMRADGGVVSSEQLLEKAWDEQIDPFTNVVRFTMMMVRRKLGTPAVIETVQGVGYRLK, encoded by the coding sequence GTGCGCGTATTGGTAGTTGAGGATGAACGGCAGCTCGCGGATTCGATCGCCGAGGGATTGCGCCACCATGCCATCGCCGTCGACATCTCCTATGACGGCGAGGCCGGGCTCGAAAGGGCCAGCATCAACGACTATGACGTCGTGATACTCGATCGCGATCTCCCCCTCCTTTCCGGCGACGAGGTCTGCGCCACCTTGGTTCGGTCGAAGCCGGAAACGAGAATCCTTATGCTCACGGCGGCGACCGCATTAGGTCAGCGCGTTGACGGGCTCGGGCTCGGCGCCGACGACTATCTGACCAAGCCGTTCTTCTTCGCCGAGCTCGTGGCGCGCGTGCAGGCACTGGCGCGCCGCGCTCGTCCGGCCACGCCCCCGATCCTTGAACGCGCCGGCATCCTCCTCGACAGCCATCGCCGCACCGTCATCCGCGACAACCGCTCGGTCGACCTGTCGCGCAAGGAATTTGCCGTGCTTGAGGAGCTGATGCGCGCCGATGGCGGCGTCGTTTCCTCCGAGCAACTTCTGGAGAAGGCCTGGGACGAACAGATCGATCCCTTCACCAATGTCGTTCGCTTCACCATGATGATGGTCCGGCGCAAACTCGGCACCCCTGCGGTGATCGAGACCGTGCAAGGTGTGGGGTATCGCCTCAAATGA
- a CDS encoding sensor histidine kinase, with protein MKVLGFPWTIRTRLTLLYGGAFFVAGVILSGILYFFLAQVIERQFVFRLDPPLGSLAAPGGDIANTLQVVDLEIRRAREGTLRTMLIASTATVGMLTIAAGGIGWLLAGQALQPLRNITATARRVADRSLHERIALTGPRDEIKDLADTLDAMFERLDRSFDSQRRFVANASHELRTPLTITRTLIEVALLDAGTNDKVRQLGNTLLTVNQRHEKLTDGLLTLASSDQRTADFHPLDLGEVASHVAAELLPLADRVSVRLETDIRPAMVLGDAFLIERLIQNLVENAIQYNLPENGWVRVETMAEADGITLVVENTGPIVPAYEVPGLFEPFRRLASTERLATSTGGAFVRGAGLGLSIVRSIAEAHSGSAEAAPRPAGGLVVRVRIPAAP; from the coding sequence ATGAAAGTACTTGGCTTTCCCTGGACCATCCGTACCCGCCTGACGCTGCTCTACGGCGGCGCTTTCTTCGTCGCCGGCGTCATTCTGAGCGGCATTCTGTACTTCTTCCTCGCCCAGGTGATCGAACGGCAATTCGTGTTCCGCCTGGATCCGCCATTGGGATCGCTGGCGGCTCCCGGCGGCGATATCGCCAATACGCTTCAGGTCGTTGACCTCGAAATCCGCCGGGCGCGCGAAGGCACGCTTCGCACCATGCTGATTGCTTCGACCGCCACTGTCGGCATGCTGACCATCGCCGCCGGCGGGATCGGATGGCTCTTGGCGGGGCAGGCGCTTCAGCCGCTGCGGAACATCACCGCCACCGCGCGTCGCGTCGCCGACCGCAGCCTGCATGAGCGGATTGCGCTGACCGGCCCCAGGGACGAAATCAAGGACCTTGCCGATACGCTCGACGCCATGTTCGAGCGGCTCGATCGCTCTTTCGACAGCCAGCGTCGCTTCGTGGCCAACGCCTCGCACGAGCTGCGCACCCCGCTCACCATCACCCGCACACTGATCGAGGTCGCCCTGCTTGATGCGGGGACTAACGACAAGGTCAGGCAGCTCGGCAACACCCTCCTCACCGTCAACCAGCGCCACGAAAAGCTTACCGATGGTCTTCTGACCCTGGCGAGCAGCGACCAGCGCACCGCCGACTTTCATCCCCTCGATCTTGGCGAGGTCGCCAGCCATGTCGCCGCCGAACTGCTGCCCCTCGCCGACAGGGTTTCTGTTCGTCTTGAGACCGACATCCGGCCGGCTATGGTGCTGGGCGATGCCTTCCTGATCGAGCGCCTGATCCAGAACCTGGTCGAGAACGCTATCCAGTACAATCTGCCTGAGAACGGCTGGGTCCGCGTTGAGACCATGGCGGAAGCCGACGGCATCACGCTCGTGGTGGAGAATACCGGCCCTATCGTGCCGGCATACGAAGTGCCCGGGCTGTTTGAGCCGTTCCGCCGCCTGGCCTCGACCGAGCGGCTGGCCACCTCCACTGGCGGCGCCTTCGTCCGTGGCGCCGGATTGGGCCTCTCGATCGTGCGCTCGATCGCCGAAGCTCACAGCGGCAGTGCCGAGGCCGCGCCGCGCCCAGCAGGCGGCCTTGTCGTTCGTGTTCGGATACCCGCGGCGCCCTAA
- a CDS encoding ABC transporter ATP-binding protein, producing the protein MSSIVSLRNVSRAFAGGVFALRDVNLDIGRGELVAIVGPSGSGKSTMLNIIGTLDRASAGEVEIDGRNVAQLGDSALSALRAHRIGFVFQHFHLSPGVSALDNVADGLLYTGACLRERRLRAEAALGEVGLGHRLDHHPHQLSGGEKQRTAIARALARRPMLLLADEPTGALDSTSGEGVVQLLLGLHREGTAVVVITHDRDLAARFDRQAAMRDGQLVDDRRRDA; encoded by the coding sequence ATGAGCAGCATCGTCTCCCTGCGCAATGTCTCGCGCGCCTTCGCGGGAGGTGTCTTCGCGCTGCGCGACGTCAATCTCGATATCGGGCGCGGCGAGCTTGTCGCCATTGTCGGCCCGTCCGGGTCGGGCAAATCGACCATGCTCAACATTATCGGCACGCTCGACCGCGCCAGTGCCGGGGAGGTCGAGATCGATGGCCGCAACGTCGCCCAGCTTGGCGACAGCGCGCTATCGGCCCTGCGGGCGCATCGCATCGGCTTCGTCTTCCAGCACTTTCATCTGTCCCCGGGCGTATCGGCCCTCGATAACGTCGCCGACGGTCTGCTCTATACCGGAGCCTGCCTTCGCGAGCGCCGCCTGCGGGCGGAAGCCGCCTTGGGCGAGGTGGGACTCGGGCATCGCCTCGATCACCATCCCCATCAACTATCGGGCGGCGAGAAACAGCGCACCGCGATCGCGCGCGCCCTGGCGCGCCGCCCTATGCTGCTTCTGGCGGACGAACCAACCGGTGCGCTCGACAGTACTTCAGGCGAAGGCGTCGTCCAGCTCCTGCTCGGGCTGCATCGCGAGGGGACAGCCGTCGTCGTCATCACGCATGATCGCGACCTCGCCGCCCGTTTCGATCGGCAGGCCGCAATGCGCGACGGCCAATTGGTCGACGACAGGAGGCGGGACGCATGA
- a CDS encoding ABC transporter permease, translating to MTALQPARLSWVDVARLAAYGLRARPLRVVLSALGIAIGIAAMIAVVGISTSSRAQLNHLLAELGTNLLSAGPGTSMFGEAATMPPESVSMIERMAAVQSVSAVGQLTEAKVYRSNRIPESQSGGMAVFAARLDLLQTVGAKIDAGSWLNAATAQYPAVVLGARAAARLGISHHLIGQPIWLSGRWFTVIGILEPVSLVPELDLCALIGWPAGERYLAFEGDITTLYVRADPDEIEAVRNLLARTANPEQPNEVDVSRPSDALAAEAAADVAFTGLLLGLGAVALLVGGIGVANTMVISVLERRAEIGLRRSQGATRGHIRLQFFGEALLLALLGGGSGIAIGCLVTTAYAALQGWPVDIPLWVAAGGMAATLTIGGLAGLYPAIRAARLAPTEALGAA from the coding sequence ATGACGGCGCTGCAACCGGCAAGATTATCATGGGTCGACGTCGCGCGGCTCGCGGCCTATGGGCTTCGCGCGCGACCGCTTCGGGTCGTCCTGTCGGCGCTCGGCATCGCCATCGGCATCGCCGCCATGATCGCCGTGGTCGGCATTTCCACCTCCAGCCGGGCCCAGCTCAACCATCTCCTCGCCGAACTCGGCACCAACCTGCTGAGCGCCGGCCCGGGAACCTCCATGTTTGGAGAGGCCGCGACCATGCCGCCGGAATCGGTATCGATGATCGAGCGGATGGCGGCCGTGCAGTCGGTCAGCGCCGTCGGCCAGCTCACCGAGGCAAAAGTCTATCGCAGCAACCGCATTCCCGAGAGCCAGTCCGGCGGCATGGCCGTCTTCGCCGCCCGGCTCGATCTGCTCCAAACGGTGGGCGCGAAGATCGATGCTGGCTCCTGGCTCAATGCGGCCACGGCGCAATATCCGGCGGTGGTTCTGGGCGCTCGGGCCGCCGCGCGCCTGGGCATCAGCCACCATCTCATCGGTCAGCCGATCTGGCTCAGCGGCCGCTGGTTTACCGTCATCGGCATCCTGGAGCCGGTATCGCTGGTTCCCGAACTCGATCTGTGCGCCCTGATCGGCTGGCCCGCAGGCGAGCGTTATCTCGCCTTCGAGGGCGACATCACGACGCTCTATGTCCGGGCCGACCCGGACGAAATCGAGGCCGTGCGAAATCTCCTTGCCCGAACCGCCAACCCTGAACAACCCAACGAGGTGGACGTCTCCCGCCCCTCCGATGCCCTCGCGGCCGAAGCCGCAGCCGATGTGGCTTTCACCGGCCTTCTCCTGGGCCTTGGCGCGGTCGCGCTACTGGTCGGCGGCATTGGCGTCGCCAATACAATGGTTATCTCCGTGCTGGAGCGTCGCGCTGAGATCGGCCTGCGCCGGTCGCAGGGCGCAACCCGCGGTCACATCCGCCTCCAGTTCTTCGGCGAGGCGCTGCTGCTGGCGCTGCTCGGAGGCGGCAGCGGCATCGCCATCGGCTGCCTGGTGACAACGGCCTATGCGGCGCTCCAGGGCTGGCCGGTCGATATCCCGCTCTGGGTCGCCGCGGGCGGCATGGCCGCGACGCTCACGATCGGCGGCCTTGCCGGCCTCTATCCCGCCATCCGCGCCGCCCGACTGGCCCCAACCGAAGCCCTTGGCGCAGCCTAG